From Zhongshania aliphaticivorans, one genomic window encodes:
- a CDS encoding DUF3375 domain-containing protein: MKADKNIATYRRMRNQPLWRLLASGNGPTVIALLQSHLYEKERSLPASILFERLTRDLEELRAQGDDFPQTAQAYVANWLSDGYLERRFPPGASEEEYELSTATVEAIRFVSAIAEPHAAATESRLSLVIQALAGLAEDTDADKHRRIDRLMAEQARIGMEIDAIQKGQLRVLPCDTALERTREIISLADDLTGDFRRVRDQFEQLNRDLRERIMDSDGNRGEVLDSLFTGIDLIAESEAGRTFSAFWRLLTDPEQAAMLEESLDSVMSREFVAGLDMRERRFLLRLTRNLLEQGGAVHEVLQTFARSLKYFVQSREYLEQRRVNQLLKEAQRAALAIKDGVKTTESLTYSLELTSSRLHSLSQWALYDPALQAEPEAMREGEPAPIDLESVSELVAQSEIDFRTLKEHVCSLLEQRDQASIGDILDHFPAEQGLGSVIGLLALGSRHGIKGSDKGGDASVDDSIETVAWIGEDDQRRCARIRGPRDFASKYCKNR, encoded by the coding sequence GTGAAAGCAGACAAAAACATTGCCACTTACCGCCGCATGCGCAATCAGCCTTTGTGGCGCTTACTCGCGTCTGGCAACGGGCCGACGGTGATTGCTCTGCTTCAATCACACCTCTATGAAAAGGAACGCAGCCTGCCGGCCTCGATACTGTTTGAGCGTCTGACAAGAGATCTGGAAGAGTTGCGGGCCCAGGGGGATGATTTTCCCCAGACGGCTCAGGCCTATGTGGCCAACTGGCTGAGTGACGGTTATCTCGAGAGGCGATTCCCGCCGGGCGCCAGTGAGGAGGAATACGAACTCTCTACAGCAACGGTGGAGGCAATTCGGTTTGTGTCTGCCATCGCTGAGCCCCATGCGGCGGCGACCGAGAGTCGCCTCTCGCTGGTGATACAGGCCCTGGCCGGGCTGGCCGAGGACACCGATGCTGATAAACATCGCCGGATCGACCGCCTGATGGCGGAACAGGCCCGTATCGGTATGGAGATTGATGCCATCCAGAAGGGGCAGCTGCGCGTCCTGCCATGTGATACTGCATTGGAACGGACGCGGGAGATCATTTCCCTGGCCGATGATCTGACGGGCGATTTTCGCCGGGTGCGTGACCAGTTCGAGCAGCTAAACCGGGATCTGCGAGAGCGCATCATGGATAGTGATGGCAATCGGGGCGAAGTGCTCGATTCACTGTTTACCGGTATCGATCTGATTGCGGAGAGCGAAGCGGGTCGGACCTTCTCTGCCTTCTGGCGTCTGCTGACCGATCCTGAACAGGCAGCGATGCTGGAGGAATCCCTCGACAGCGTGATGTCGCGGGAGTTTGTTGCTGGGCTGGATATGCGGGAGCGTCGTTTCCTGTTGCGTTTGACCAGAAATCTTCTCGAACAGGGTGGCGCGGTCCACGAGGTGTTGCAGACCTTTGCCCGCAGCCTCAAGTATTTCGTGCAAAGCCGTGAGTACCTTGAGCAGCGCCGCGTGAACCAGCTACTGAAGGAAGCACAACGCGCCGCGCTGGCGATCAAGGATGGGGTCAAGACAACTGAGTCCCTGACATATTCCCTGGAACTGACTAGCAGTCGGTTGCACTCTCTGTCCCAATGGGCACTCTACGATCCGGCACTGCAGGCGGAGCCGGAGGCGATGCGCGAGGGTGAACCCGCGCCCATCGATCTGGAGTCGGTCAGCGAGTTGGTAGCGCAGTCGGAAATCGATTTTCGCACCCTGAAGGAGCATGTATGCTCGCTGCTCGAACAGCGTGACCAGGCCTCAATCGGCGATATACTGGATCACTTCCCGGCAGAGCAGGGGCTGGGCAGTGTGATCGGCCTGCTGGCGCTGGGCAGTCGTCATGGCATTAAGGGTAGTGATAAGGGGGGCGATGCAAGTGTCGATGATAGTATCGAGACGGTGGCCTGGATCGGAGAAGACGATCAGAGGCGCTGCGCCCGTATTCGGGGTCCTAGGGATTTTGCCTCCAAATACTGCAAAAACCGTTGA
- a CDS encoding TetR/AcrR family transcriptional regulator — protein MAAGEVGGKRERTRAMILLCSAQQFAKHGYNGVSMDLLAKAAKLTKGALYDHFKGKDDVYVQSTSTYLETALKKIKPVHGEEAASAEEALFSYLGKFLDIIHSDLVLRRLMLRLVTESTSSTVQEIARKALAEPFHYTVDLLSTYRPEIDAQECVYSFYCNAILREDLTSIMGVLSPNITAQTSPHTLLSHFRKTLA, from the coding sequence ATGGCAGCAGGTGAGGTGGGTGGCAAGCGCGAACGAACGCGGGCAATGATATTGCTGTGCAGTGCGCAGCAGTTTGCAAAGCATGGTTATAACGGCGTGAGTATGGATTTGTTGGCAAAAGCAGCAAAGCTTACGAAGGGCGCTTTGTATGATCATTTTAAGGGTAAAGATGATGTTTACGTGCAAAGCACGTCTACGTATTTAGAGACCGCGCTAAAAAAAATAAAGCCGGTGCATGGCGAGGAGGCGGCTAGTGCTGAAGAGGCCTTGTTTTCCTATCTGGGGAAATTCCTCGATATAATCCACAGCGATTTAGTCTTGCGGCGCTTAATGCTGCGCTTGGTGACGGAGTCGACGAGTAGCACGGTTCAAGAAATTGCGCGCAAAGCGCTTGCTGAGCCGTTTCATTATACGGTTGATTTATTATCGACCTACCGCCCAGAGATTGACGCCCAAGAATGCGTTTATTCCTTTTACTGCAATGCAATATTACGGGAAGACCTAACAAGTATTATGGGCGTGCTAAGCCCAAATATAACAGCGCAAACTAGTCCCCATACCTTGTTAAGCCATTTTCGTAAAACACTGGCTTAA
- the guaB gene encoding IMP dehydrogenase has translation MLRIAQEALTFDDVLLLPGYSEVTAKDVSLKTQLTRNISLNIPLVSAAMDTVTESALAIALAQEGGIGIIHKSMTIAQQAQEVRAVKKHESGIVKDPITIEASAPLSELFELRRRHKISGVPVLDKGELVGIVTSRDVRFQEELNVPVSSMMTPKEKLVTVKEGVDMVVARELLHRHRIEKVLVVNDDFKLTGMITVKDMNNAQTYPHACKDSQGQLRVGASVGTSADTDDRVAALVAAGVDVLVVDTAHGHSMNVLNRVRWIKENYPQVDVIGGNIATGAAALALLEAGADAVKVGIGPGSICTTRIVTGVGVPQISAIANVAAALKGTGVPLIADGGIRFSGDLSKAVVAGANCIMMGSMFAGTEEAPGEVELFQGRTYKSYRGMGSLGAMTKTQGSSDRYFQSADDGAEKLVPEGIEGRVAYKGPLAAIVHQLMGGLRSAMGYTGSLDIEAMRNNPEFVRVTSAGMNESHVHDVSITKEAPNYPT, from the coding sequence ATGCTACGTATTGCCCAAGAAGCACTCACCTTTGATGACGTTCTTCTGCTCCCAGGTTACTCCGAGGTTACCGCTAAAGACGTTAGCCTAAAAACTCAGCTGACCCGTAATATCTCACTGAATATTCCCCTTGTGTCCGCCGCAATGGATACCGTCACTGAAAGCGCGCTGGCCATTGCCCTCGCTCAGGAAGGCGGCATCGGCATTATTCACAAGAGCATGACCATTGCTCAGCAAGCTCAAGAAGTGCGCGCGGTTAAAAAGCACGAGAGCGGTATTGTTAAAGATCCAATCACCATTGAAGCGAGTGCACCACTTAGCGAGTTGTTTGAGCTACGTCGTCGCCACAAAATCTCCGGTGTTCCAGTACTGGATAAAGGCGAGCTAGTCGGTATTGTTACTAGCCGCGATGTACGCTTTCAAGAAGAATTAAACGTTCCTGTTTCTAGCATGATGACCCCGAAAGAAAAGCTGGTCACAGTTAAAGAGGGCGTGGATATGGTGGTAGCCAGAGAGCTACTGCACCGTCACCGCATTGAAAAAGTCTTAGTGGTCAATGACGATTTTAAATTGACTGGCATGATCACGGTTAAAGACATGAACAACGCCCAGACTTACCCTCATGCCTGTAAAGACAGTCAGGGCCAGTTGCGGGTTGGTGCATCGGTTGGCACTAGTGCAGATACCGATGATCGCGTTGCCGCATTGGTTGCCGCTGGAGTAGATGTATTGGTGGTTGACACTGCGCACGGTCATTCCATGAATGTATTAAATCGCGTGCGCTGGATTAAAGAGAACTACCCTCAGGTTGACGTGATCGGCGGCAATATTGCGACTGGCGCAGCGGCTTTGGCGCTACTCGAAGCTGGCGCCGACGCGGTTAAGGTCGGTATTGGTCCTGGTTCCATATGTACTACGCGTATTGTAACTGGCGTGGGTGTTCCGCAAATTAGCGCTATTGCTAATGTTGCTGCCGCCCTTAAAGGCACCGGCGTACCGCTCATCGCCGATGGCGGTATTCGCTTTTCTGGTGATTTGTCTAAGGCCGTTGTTGCCGGTGCAAACTGCATTATGATGGGCTCGATGTTCGCTGGCACCGAAGAGGCACCAGGTGAGGTCGAGCTATTCCAAGGCCGTACCTACAAATCCTATCGCGGTATGGGTTCGTTGGGTGCTATGACTAAAACCCAGGGTTCTAGCGATCGCTATTTCCAAAGTGCTGATGACGGTGCGGAGAAGCTCGTACCCGAGGGCATTGAAGGCCGTGTTGCCTACAAAGGCCCGCTGGCCGCGATTGTCCACCAGTTAATGGGCGGCTTGCGCTCAGCAATGGGTTATACCGGCAGCCTCGACATTGAAGCCATGCGTAACAATCCAGAGTTTGTAAGGGTGACCTCGGCGGGTATGAATGAAAGCCATGTGCACGACGTGAGCATCACCAAAGAAGCGCCTAATTACCCCACCTAG
- a CDS encoding OmpP1/FadL family transporter — protein sequence MALLAASLATQSWAGIGVLPLGFGADSNAMAGTDMAFSSDPLSINNNTAGIAKPKSAQFSTVIEGFAMNGIRHADSLGNDERSRNDRALLVSGAWSKPLANHPGITIGLGLFAQGGVGYEYKNLNTAFGNSDDLTALFGVFRLAPAVAWNISDKFRLGFSGSINYSEAEQEIFPNTSDASSGFPGLDIKNMSGVSYAWRTGLQYDINDRLTLGMAYGSDTELVLKDGNAVVNFEAMGLGRVKYTSAKIDGLSLPSELGIGLAWKITPKLSLGADLNWYRWSKALGKVTTQLSGAQTNGAPDKIIINSDFGGQDQFSSSVGSKYQINDRTQFLAGVNHVGNVIKHGNESPLNNLIAKWHLSAGLNHELDQHWKTSLIANYVTKLNRQYTNTQLPLGRVAQETFSTYSVAIGVSYKW from the coding sequence ATGGCCTTACTTGCCGCAAGCTTAGCCACTCAAAGCTGGGCCGGAATAGGTGTTCTGCCACTTGGCTTTGGTGCCGATTCCAATGCAATGGCCGGCACAGATATGGCTTTTTCCAGCGATCCACTGAGTATCAACAACAATACTGCAGGCATCGCAAAACCAAAATCTGCCCAATTTAGCACTGTTATTGAGGGCTTTGCGATGAACGGCATTCGCCATGCAGACTCACTGGGCAACGACGAGCGCTCTCGTAATGATCGTGCTCTGCTTGTCAGCGGTGCGTGGTCTAAGCCACTTGCAAACCACCCAGGCATTACTATCGGCTTAGGACTATTTGCCCAGGGCGGAGTCGGCTACGAATACAAAAATCTCAACACCGCGTTTGGAAATAGCGACGATCTCACCGCTTTATTTGGGGTATTTCGGCTTGCACCCGCCGTCGCCTGGAATATCAGCGACAAATTTCGCCTCGGCTTTAGTGGCTCAATAAATTACTCCGAAGCAGAGCAAGAGATATTTCCAAATACCTCGGATGCGAGCAGCGGTTTCCCCGGTCTCGACATTAAAAACATGAGCGGCGTCAGCTATGCTTGGCGCACCGGCTTACAGTACGACATCAACGACCGACTCACCCTAGGCATGGCCTACGGCTCCGACACTGAGCTAGTGCTAAAAGACGGGAATGCAGTGGTAAACTTTGAAGCGATGGGCCTAGGCCGAGTTAAATACACCTCTGCCAAAATTGACGGGCTATCATTGCCCAGTGAATTAGGTATTGGTCTTGCTTGGAAGATCACCCCTAAGCTTAGTTTGGGCGCCGACCTTAATTGGTATCGCTGGAGCAAAGCCCTTGGCAAAGTTACCACCCAGTTATCTGGAGCACAGACCAATGGCGCACCAGACAAAATAATAATAAATTCTGATTTTGGCGGGCAAGATCAATTCTCAAGTTCTGTCGGCAGCAAGTACCAAATAAATGATAGAACTCAGTTTTTAGCCGGTGTGAACCACGTTGGCAATGTTATTAAACATGGCAATGAATCACCGTTAAACAATCTTATCGCGAAGTGGCACCTTAGTGCTGGATTAAACCATGAATTAGACCAACACTGGAAAACCTCATTGATCGCGAACTATGTAACCAAACTCAATCGCCAATATACAAACACTCAACTACCCTTAGGCAGAGTGGCACAAGAGACTTTTAGCACTTATTCTGTCGCGATCGGCGTGAGCTATAAATGGTAG
- the istA gene encoding IS21 family transposase: protein MPNTRLAMRHIKEILRLKLEAKLSHRQIARSLGIGVGTVSTYGKRASALGLCWPLPAELSDNDLEQLLFPSPQLSARHGRVMPDCAAIHLELKRKSVTKQLLWEEYKQAYGDAGYQYSQYCGYYREWRAQQKRSMRQIHLAGEKLFVDYSGATVPIVNPDTGEIRNAEIFVATLGASNYTFATASWTQRKADWIDAHVKAFEFFGGVPEIIVPDQLRSAVSKPCRYEPTINASYQHMASHYRTAIIPARPLKPKDKAKAENAVLIVQRWILAKLRHQTFFTLAELNLAIKGLLEDLNQRPFKKLPGCRLSQFEMLDKPALKPLPATRYEYLEFKLARVNIDYHVEFDKHYYSVPHHLVKTQVEIQASRDGVAIFFKDQQVARHARSQRQGGFTTNTQHMPEAHQRHQQWTPKRLLSWAGTIGPETHAMVELFLQRKQVPEQAYRACLGLLNLAKQYTPARLEAACLRAQHIKALRLSNIKSILQSNMDQLALPLEPQAQASESHRNVRGANYYH from the coding sequence ATGCCAAACACGAGATTAGCAATGCGACATATCAAAGAAATTCTCCGCCTTAAACTTGAGGCAAAGCTAAGTCATCGCCAGATAGCGCGCAGCCTGGGCATTGGCGTGGGCACCGTATCAACCTACGGCAAACGCGCCTCTGCGCTGGGGCTTTGCTGGCCCCTGCCCGCCGAGCTGTCAGATAACGATCTTGAGCAACTGCTGTTTCCTTCACCCCAGCTGAGTGCGCGACATGGCCGCGTTATGCCTGATTGCGCCGCCATACATCTGGAGCTAAAGCGCAAAAGCGTCACCAAACAGCTGCTGTGGGAGGAATACAAACAGGCTTATGGGGATGCGGGCTATCAGTACTCGCAGTATTGCGGGTATTACCGCGAATGGCGCGCCCAACAAAAACGCTCTATGCGGCAGATCCACCTCGCCGGTGAAAAACTATTTGTGGATTACAGTGGCGCGACAGTGCCGATTGTTAACCCAGATACCGGCGAGATCCGCAACGCTGAAATCTTTGTCGCGACGCTCGGTGCCAGCAATTACACCTTTGCCACCGCCAGCTGGACGCAACGCAAAGCGGATTGGATTGATGCCCACGTCAAGGCCTTCGAGTTCTTTGGCGGCGTGCCGGAGATCATTGTGCCTGATCAGCTCCGCAGCGCAGTGAGCAAACCTTGCCGTTACGAACCAACCATCAATGCCAGTTATCAACATATGGCCTCACACTATCGAACCGCGATCATTCCTGCGCGACCGCTCAAACCAAAAGACAAGGCGAAGGCCGAAAACGCGGTGCTGATTGTGCAGCGGTGGATATTAGCGAAGTTACGCCACCAGACCTTCTTTACGCTGGCGGAACTTAACCTTGCAATTAAGGGCTTACTGGAAGACCTCAATCAACGGCCCTTCAAAAAGCTTCCGGGTTGCCGCTTAAGCCAGTTTGAGATGCTGGACAAACCGGCGCTTAAACCACTGCCAGCGACGCGCTATGAATACCTCGAGTTCAAGCTGGCACGGGTCAATATTGATTACCACGTCGAGTTCGACAAGCACTATTACTCCGTTCCTCATCATCTGGTTAAGACGCAAGTGGAGATCCAAGCCAGCCGCGACGGTGTTGCTATCTTCTTTAAGGATCAGCAGGTCGCACGTCATGCACGTAGCCAGCGTCAAGGTGGGTTTACCACCAATACGCAGCACATGCCTGAAGCACACCAGCGGCATCAGCAGTGGACGCCGAAGCGACTGCTCTCGTGGGCGGGAACGATAGGCCCCGAAACACACGCGATGGTTGAGCTGTTCCTGCAACGAAAGCAGGTACCAGAGCAGGCGTATCGCGCCTGCTTAGGGTTACTGAATCTCGCCAAACAATACACACCGGCACGCCTAGAGGCGGCTTGCTTACGTGCACAACACATCAAAGCCCTACGCCTAAGCAATATCAAATCGATCCTGCAGAGCAATATGGATCAACTGGCCCTGCCGCTAGAACCGCAAGCGCAGGCAAGTGAGTCTCATCGCAATGTCCGTGGCGCCAATTACTACCACTAA
- the xseA gene encoding exodeoxyribonuclease VII large subunit — protein MTTQEPPQTLSVSQLNGLAKQLLEDCFAQVNVTGELSTLSRPSSGHWYFTLKDDRAQIRCAFFKGKNMRVNFNPEPGQQVSVRGKVSLYEGRGDYQLIVDSMQQAGAGALALAFEKLKQELLAAGWFDPEHKKPLPATIKHVAVVTSPTGAAIHDILSVFKRRWPAMQISVLPVLVQGNNAAGQIANAIAQANHWARTKQLDFDVILVSRGGGSLEDLWPFNEHIVAAAIHDSELPVISAVGHEVDFSISDFVADIRAATPSAAAELLSPDQAELVSKLHLLKGRLAKAQQLRLRRWQEQLLSLSRRVRDPRSQLREQSQRLDDLELRLQRQWQQSQRRRQQRLNAANQQLALLNPERQLKAKHKELSGLRDRMQHAIKLRLQQPRIALKNMEQQLRALGPEQTLNRGYAIISDQNGAIVRDADALKSGDQLNAKLAKGAATLTVSK, from the coding sequence ATGACTACACAAGAACCGCCACAAACTCTCTCTGTCAGCCAATTAAACGGTTTGGCTAAACAATTACTCGAAGACTGCTTTGCCCAGGTCAACGTGACCGGCGAACTGTCGACCTTGTCACGCCCCAGCTCCGGCCACTGGTATTTCACCCTAAAAGACGACCGCGCTCAAATTCGCTGCGCCTTCTTTAAGGGTAAGAATATGCGGGTTAATTTTAACCCCGAGCCCGGCCAGCAAGTCAGCGTGCGCGGCAAAGTCAGCCTATATGAAGGCCGCGGTGACTATCAACTCATTGTCGACAGTATGCAGCAAGCTGGCGCTGGCGCGCTGGCCTTGGCCTTTGAAAAGCTCAAGCAAGAACTGCTGGCCGCAGGCTGGTTCGACCCCGAACACAAAAAGCCGCTACCGGCCACCATCAAACACGTTGCGGTAGTGACCTCCCCAACTGGCGCGGCTATTCACGATATTCTATCGGTGTTTAAACGCCGCTGGCCCGCCATGCAGATCAGCGTATTGCCGGTGCTGGTACAGGGGAATAATGCTGCAGGGCAAATAGCCAATGCCATTGCCCAAGCTAACCACTGGGCGCGCACTAAACAGCTAGACTTTGACGTGATTCTGGTTTCCCGCGGCGGCGGCTCATTAGAAGATTTATGGCCGTTTAACGAACATATTGTCGCGGCCGCCATTCACGACTCTGAACTCCCAGTAATTAGCGCCGTGGGCCACGAAGTCGATTTTAGCATTAGCGACTTTGTTGCCGATATCCGCGCCGCCACGCCATCTGCAGCCGCCGAGCTGCTCAGCCCAGACCAAGCTGAGCTAGTATCTAAGCTTCATTTACTCAAGGGCCGACTCGCCAAAGCCCAGCAATTGCGGCTGCGACGCTGGCAAGAGCAACTGCTGTCTTTAAGCCGCCGCGTTCGCGATCCGCGCAGCCAGCTCCGCGAGCAAAGCCAGCGCCTAGATGATTTAGAGCTGCGTTTGCAACGCCAGTGGCAGCAAAGCCAGCGCCGCCGCCAGCAGCGCCTCAACGCTGCCAATCAGCAGCTAGCCCTGCTCAACCCAGAACGCCAGCTAAAAGCTAAACATAAAGAACTCAGCGGCCTGCGCGACAGAATGCAACACGCCATAAAGCTGCGACTGCAACAGCCACGAATTGCCTTAAAAAACATGGAGCAACAGCTCAGGGCCCTGGGCCCCGAACAAACCTTGAATCGAGGCTACGCCATTATTAGCGATCAAAATGGGGCCATCGTCCGCGACGCCGACGCCCTGAAAAGTGGTGATCAGCTAAACGCGAAACTAGCCAAAGGTGCAGCGACGCTTACCGTTAGCAAATAG
- the guaA gene encoding glutamine-hydrolyzing GMP synthase, whose translation MSIPDIHAHRILILDFGSQYTQLIARRIREIGVYCEIRAFDISDDDIKEFKPSGFILAGGPESVTEAGSPRAPQLVFELGVPVLGICYGMQTMAEQMGGKVEGSPVHEFGYAQIKLETAGALTADIADHIDSKDGKTLLDVWMSHGDKVIRLPEGFEVLASTPSCPIAAMQCEAKKFYGVQFHPEVTHTLQGQRIFEHFVLKLCGCEALWTPANIVEDAIAKVRAQVGDQKVLLGLSGGVDSSVVAALLHKAIGTQLTCVFVDNGLLRKNEGDQVMEMFAKNMGVKVIRVDAEEAFLSKLAGEADPEKKRKSIGNTFIEIFDQEATTLKDVNFLAQGTIYPDVIESAASKTGKAHVIKSHHNVGGLPDDMAMDLVEPLRELFKDEVRRIGLELGLPYDMVYRHPFPGPGLGVRILGEVKKEYADILREADAIFLEELHRADWYHKTSQAFAVFLPVKSVGVVGDARRYEYVIALRAVETIDFMTARWAHLPYELLETVSNRIINEIKQVSRVAYDVSSKPPATIEWE comes from the coding sequence GTGTCAATCCCAGATATCCACGCCCACCGTATTTTGATTCTAGATTTTGGCTCTCAGTACACCCAGCTGATTGCGCGGCGTATTCGTGAAATTGGCGTGTACTGCGAAATTCGCGCCTTTGATATCAGCGATGACGATATTAAGGAATTCAAACCCTCAGGCTTTATCTTGGCGGGTGGGCCAGAGTCGGTAACGGAAGCAGGTTCGCCACGAGCGCCACAATTGGTGTTCGAATTGGGTGTGCCGGTATTGGGTATTTGCTACGGCATGCAGACCATGGCAGAGCAAATGGGCGGCAAGGTAGAAGGCTCGCCAGTTCATGAATTTGGCTACGCGCAGATCAAACTGGAAACCGCTGGCGCACTAACCGCAGACATTGCTGACCATATCGACAGTAAAGACGGCAAGACGTTACTTGATGTGTGGATGAGCCATGGCGACAAGGTTATTCGCCTGCCAGAAGGGTTTGAGGTTTTGGCCTCTACGCCATCGTGCCCAATTGCGGCAATGCAGTGCGAGGCCAAGAAGTTCTATGGTGTGCAGTTTCACCCCGAAGTGACTCACACGTTACAAGGTCAGCGCATATTCGAACATTTTGTACTGAAACTGTGTGGCTGCGAAGCACTGTGGACACCCGCCAATATTGTTGAAGACGCCATTGCCAAGGTGCGCGCCCAAGTCGGCGATCAAAAAGTATTGCTGGGTCTTTCCGGCGGCGTAGACAGTTCAGTAGTGGCAGCCTTATTGCACAAGGCCATTGGCACCCAGCTTACTTGCGTGTTTGTTGATAACGGCCTGCTTCGTAAAAACGAAGGCGATCAGGTGATGGAAATGTTCGCCAAAAACATGGGCGTGAAAGTGATTCGTGTTGACGCCGAAGAAGCGTTTCTAAGCAAGCTGGCCGGCGAAGCCGACCCCGAGAAAAAACGCAAATCTATCGGCAATACCTTTATCGAAATTTTCGATCAAGAAGCCACCACCCTCAAGGATGTTAACTTCCTTGCGCAGGGCACAATTTACCCCGACGTGATTGAATCTGCCGCCTCAAAAACCGGCAAAGCCCACGTCATAAAATCGCACCATAATGTTGGCGGCCTGCCAGACGATATGGCGATGGACTTGGTAGAACCACTGCGTGAACTCTTTAAAGACGAAGTGCGCCGCATTGGTTTAGAGCTAGGCCTGCCTTACGATATGGTCTATCGCCATCCTTTCCCTGGTCCAGGTTTGGGTGTGCGGATTTTAGGCGAAGTGAAAAAAGAATATGCCGATATTCTTCGCGAAGCCGACGCCATCTTCTTAGAAGAGCTGCACCGCGCCGACTGGTACCACAAAACCAGCCAAGCCTTTGCCGTGTTCCTGCCGGTGAAATCGGTTGGTGTAGTAGGGGATGCGCGCCGCTATGAATACGTTATTGCATTGCGCGCTGTAGAGACTATCGACTTCATGACCGCGCGCTGGGCGCACCTGCCTTACGAGCTGCTAGAGACAGTTTCAAATCGTATTATCAACGAGATAAAGCAAGTTTCACGCGTAGCCTACGATGTCAGCAGCAAGCCGCCAGCCACCATTGAGTGGGAGTGA
- a CDS encoding ATP-binding protein, with protein sequence MIDRQISEKLRATIAQVPAVALLGARQVGKTTLAKIIAKNIDSIYLDLEAPEDLLKLSDPSSFLSAHADKLVVLDEIQRSPDLFPVLRGLIDKNREQGRRAGQFLLLGSASMDLMRQSSESLAGRISYLEMSGLNLAEVDGHQRQRQTLWLRGGFPDSYLAAGDDLAMDWLENLIRTYLERDIPQMGFRVPAARLRRLWTMLAHLQGETVNYSRLASNLEVDAKTVTHYIDILTDLLLVRRLEPWYANVKKRLVKSPRFYVRDSGILHRLLGINAYDALLSNPVLGKSWEGFVIENIHSILPGRAETYFYRTAAGAEIDLVIRMPSSDIWAVEIKYGVAPKIGKHYSQTCDDVGATHKYILYGGEDEFPVGSDINVISLSGLMERLRFANSESG encoded by the coding sequence ATGATTGATCGTCAAATTTCAGAGAAACTTCGAGCAACCATCGCACAAGTGCCTGCGGTTGCACTGTTGGGTGCACGCCAGGTTGGCAAGACAACGCTGGCAAAAATCATTGCTAAAAACATCGACTCGATTTACCTCGATTTGGAAGCCCCCGAGGATTTACTGAAGCTCAGTGACCCCAGCAGTTTCTTAAGCGCCCATGCCGATAAGTTGGTTGTTCTGGATGAAATACAGCGAAGCCCGGACTTGTTTCCCGTACTGCGGGGGCTGATCGATAAAAATCGGGAGCAGGGGCGTCGAGCAGGTCAGTTTTTGCTGCTTGGGTCAGCATCAATGGATCTGATGCGTCAGTCTTCCGAAAGTCTTGCAGGTCGGATTAGCTATCTGGAGATGAGCGGTCTGAACCTGGCTGAAGTCGATGGTCACCAACGGCAAAGACAGACCTTGTGGTTGCGGGGCGGATTCCCGGACAGCTATCTTGCTGCGGGTGATGATCTGGCTATGGACTGGCTGGAAAATCTGATTCGTACCTATCTTGAGCGAGATATTCCGCAAATGGGCTTTCGCGTTCCTGCGGCAAGGTTACGTCGGCTGTGGACGATGTTGGCGCATCTTCAGGGTGAGACCGTTAACTATTCCAGGCTCGCCTCAAATCTGGAAGTCGATGCCAAGACGGTAACGCACTACATTGATATTCTGACGGATCTTTTGTTGGTCAGGCGCCTTGAACCCTGGTATGCCAACGTCAAGAAGCGGTTAGTTAAATCCCCCCGTTTTTACGTGCGTGATAGCGGCATCCTGCACCGATTGCTGGGAATCAATGCCTATGATGCGTTGCTGTCTAATCCAGTATTGGGAAAAAGCTGGGAAGGCTTTGTCATCGAGAATATTCATTCCATCCTGCCAGGTCGTGCAGAGACTTACTTTTACCGAACGGCTGCTGGTGCAGAGATCGATCTTGTTATCAGGATGCCGTCGTCTGACATCTGGGCTGTCGAGATTAAGTATGGGGTTGCCCCCAAAATCGGCAAGCATTATAGCCAGACCTGTGATGATGTTGGCGCAACGCATAAGTACATCCTTTATGGTGGTGAGGATGAATTTCCTGTAGGTAGTGATATAAACGTTATTTCATTGTCAGGACTTATGGAGAGGCTTCGCTTCGCAAACAGTGAATCGGGATGA